The following proteins are encoded in a genomic region of Gimesia algae:
- a CDS encoding DUF1559 domain-containing protein: protein MKRKSQKDGFTLIELLVVIAIIAILIALLLPAVQQAREAARRSTCKNNMKQLGLAMHNYHDTHRTFPIGAQYPYYKGNWRFSLLPYIDQGPLYAQLTKTHPTSADGFSGGWSVGYYGTNFGILEGLTIPVYNCPSSALSSNNNPSNYNDQLGQTHDYVGIMGSYPGTGCSPDISGRGSACENGILFFNGHTQIRDVTDGTSNTIYISEQSGMVGNRDLRANYHGGWSGFYNTTQRPSQITSSSHFGAAVSTIRYALNLDTTSPPNGSASSWHYNTILNSFHTGGIHVLLGDGAVRFLGNSIDLGTLQKLGARNDGLVIGEF from the coding sequence ATGAAAAGAAAGAGTCAAAAAGACGGATTCACACTAATTGAACTATTGGTTGTGATTGCCATTATTGCCATTTTAATCGCTTTATTACTTCCTGCAGTTCAGCAGGCGCGAGAGGCAGCACGCAGAAGCACCTGTAAGAATAACATGAAACAACTGGGGCTTGCGATGCACAACTACCATGACACACATCGCACCTTCCCAATCGGAGCACAATACCCCTACTATAAAGGTAACTGGCGATTCAGCTTACTTCCTTATATCGATCAGGGGCCCCTTTATGCACAGCTGACTAAAACGCATCCCACTTCAGCGGATGGATTTTCAGGTGGGTGGAGTGTCGGGTATTACGGCACCAATTTTGGCATTCTGGAAGGCTTGACAATTCCCGTTTATAATTGTCCCTCAAGTGCACTTTCCAGCAATAATAATCCTTCTAACTACAACGACCAGTTAGGTCAGACTCACGATTATGTGGGGATCATGGGGTCTTATCCTGGAACCGGGTGTTCTCCTGACATCAGTGGCCGGGGAAGCGCGTGTGAAAATGGGATTCTGTTCTTTAACGGGCACACTCAAATTCGTGATGTTACCGATGGTACGTCAAATACAATTTATATCAGTGAGCAGTCGGGAATGGTGGGTAACCGAGACCTGCGGGCGAACTATCATGGTGGCTGGAGTGGTTTTTACAACACAACGCAACGCCCCTCACAGATCACTTCAAGCTCTCATTTCGGTGCAGCCGTCTCAACAATCCGCTACGCTCTTAACCTGGATACAACGAGTCCTCCCAACGGTTCGGCATCCAGCTGGCATTACAATACGATTCTGAATTCGTTTCATACAGGTGGAATTCATGTTTTACTCGGTGATGGGGCAGTTCGATTCCTCGGCAATAGTATTGACCTGGGAACCCTGCAGAAACTCGGCGCCAGAAACGATGGACTCGTTATTGGCGAGTTTTAA
- a CDS encoding carboxypeptidase regulatory-like domain-containing protein gives MTVLSAITTTGCGSGVSETPRGDISGKVTFQETPVTDGTVNFFSGKTGIAAGAKLDSEGTFSIPDGIEIGTYTITITPPYVEEPPGLSPAESKPKEFKEIPEKYRSGETSSLTAEVKSGANHFEFDMVK, from the coding sequence ATGACCGTATTAAGCGCGATTACAACGACCGGTTGTGGCTCCGGGGTCAGTGAAACTCCCCGTGGCGACATTTCGGGAAAGGTCACGTTTCAAGAAACACCAGTCACGGATGGTACCGTCAATTTCTTCTCTGGCAAAACAGGGATTGCTGCGGGAGCCAAACTTGATAGTGAAGGCACATTTTCGATCCCAGACGGAATCGAAATTGGTACTTATACCATTACGATAACGCCTCCTTATGTAGAGGAGCCCCCAGGTTTGTCGCCAGCAGAATCTAAACCAAAAGAGTTTAAAGAGATTCCAGAGAAATATCGCTCTGGTGAAACAAGCAGTCTGACAGCAGAAGTGAAAAGCGGAGCAAATCACTTTGAGTTCGACATGGTGAAATGA